The window GGAAGGAGCAGCAAGCGTTGGAGCAGGTAGAGCAACTCGTCTCCATTGACCCGAATGATGCCGGAATTCTCGAATGGGCGGGCCAAATACAAGGTTATATGGGTAACTTCTCGCAAGCAAGGCAGTATTATCAACAGTCGATTGCAACCAACCCGTCAATAGAGACGGATTGGTATAGCTTAAGCCCGATTGGGTTGGGGCATATTCTTTGGAAAAGCGGACAACCGGATGATGCACTAGAGCTTTTGCAACAAAGTCTCAACCTTCGCCGCGCAGAACTGCAGCGAGGCAATGAGGCTTCTTATATTCTTCGCGAATTGGCCGCTATCTATGCTATCCAGGGCAACAAGACAGAAGCCTACACGTGGTTGCAAAGAGCGATAGATGCTGGGTGGCGAGATTATCGCTTAGCTTTGATAGACCCGTGGTTGGAAAATCTTCGCGAGGATGAGCAGTTCCAGGAAATGATGGCACAGGTGAAAGCCATGGTTGACGAAATGCACAAACGGGTGGAAGAAATGGGTTTATAGTTAATATCAGTATACTTTCTCTAGATTTTTTTAGGTCACTCCAATTTCTTGAGTTGAACATTCGAATTGTAAGAACTCCGGCCGAAATACTTGTTAAAACTCTGTGTGCAAATTCAGTGGGTTTTTCTTGCCATTGTGCTCAAGTTCTATTTCCTTTATTTAGACCAACGAATAAAGTTGATTCCCTAAACTTGCATAGGTGCTTAGCCATAAATCTCCTGCCATGAACGAACTCAATAAAATAGCCGTGAGCTTGCTGCCGGTATTTATTTTTCTCGGCGCCTTAATTGTATTCGACAGCTATAAACTGGTTAAATTGCGCTCCGTACTGCTTACGATCCTGATGGGTTGTATTGTGGCAGGCATTTGTTTGTTCGTTAATTCAGGATTGACGAGGTTGCTTTCATTGGAATTTAAATTATATACACGATATGTCGCACCAATTGCCGAGGAACTTTTAAAAGCTCTCTACCTTGTTTATCTGATAAAATCAGAAAAAGTAGGCTTCATGGTCGATGCAGCGATTTATGGATTCGCAATTGGTGCCGGGTTTGCCTTTATCGAAAATATATTCTATTTGCAGAAACTTGCAGGCGCACATGTTTTGGTTTGGATTGTCCGAGGCTTTGGAACAGCCATCATGCATGGTACAACCACTGCCATCTTTGGAATGATCTCCAAGAATTTGTCCGACAAGTATTCTTCAAAGCAGGTCCATATATTTTGGGCCGGCCTTGCCGCTGCGATTTTACTCCACTCATTCTACAATCATTTTTTCTTGCCCCCCATTTTGATCACAATCTGTTTTGTGATCGGCCTGCCGTTAGTCATTGTTTTTGTTTTCGACCTGAGCGAACAGGCCACACGCAAATGGCTGGGTGTTGGCTTTGATACAGACGTAGACTTACTTGAAGTGATTACGACCGGCGATATCTTAGAGTCCCGAATCGGCAAATATCTGGAATCTCTCAAGAGCAGATTTCCCGGTGCAGTGGTCGCGGATATGCTTTGTTATCTCAGGCTTCACTTGGAGTTGGCTGTTAGAGCCAAAGGGATACTCTTAATGCGGCAAAGCGGATTTGAGCCAGCTTCCGACCCTGAAATAAGAACTAAATTTGAGGAATTAGATTATCTGCGAAAAAGCATTGGCAAGACGGGAAAACTCGCCATTCTTCCATTTCTCCGCACCAGCAGCCGAGACCTCTGGCAGCTCTATTTGATTGACAAATAAGGGTTGACAATCTTGGGGCAATTTGCTAACTTTTTATTATTACTCTTCCAAAGACAGTTTAAATTCTAAAGGGTTCAAAGTGTCTGAAAGAAATCTGCTTTAATTCTCAAAATTGGGGAAGCTCATGCCAGGCAAAAATATCCAGGAGTTGGAAAAGGAAAATCAACATCTTAAGAAAACAGTTGAGGATCTGTGGACGATAAACCAGTTGGCCCGTCTCATCAGTTCAACAATGCCGGTTGACCAGATTTTAGATAAAGTGGTTGCTGTTTCCGTGAAAGGCATAAAGGCAGAGCAGGGGACCATTTCCCTGCTTACGGCTAAAAAAGAAAATGAGGAAACCGGAGACCCATTCAAAACGATGATTCGAAAAGTTGACGTTTCGAGACTAGTGGGAAAATACCGGCTGGATGATCATTTGAGCGGCTGGATGCTCAGCAATCGAAAACCCTTAACTATCAACGACGTGAAAAATGATAACATCCTAAAAGGTGTCCAGCTGAATGAGGGAATTCAATCTATTTTGAGTGTGCCATTGATGTGCAAGGGAAATTTGATTGGAGTTCTGAATATTTTCAATAAAAAAGACGTTGGGGGTTTCTCTAACAATGATCAGCGTTTGTTATCAATTATTGCTTCCCAGTCGGCACAAATTATTGAAAACGCACGACTCTATGTGGAGGAAAAACAGCTTAGACGCTACGAGAATGAATTAGAAATGGCACGAAATATTCAAGAGGGGCTCATCCCCAAAGAGGTGCCGAAAACCAAAAAACTCGATATCTCCAGCTTCTTCAATCCGGCTGATGAAGTCGGCGGTGACTATTTTGATTATTTAGATTTAGGGAATGATAAAATCGGCATTGTGATGGCGGATGTTTCCGGTCATGGCGCTGCTGCGGCCCTGGTCATGACCATGATGAAGGGTATTGTGCACGCGATTACCAGCGATTTCGAGTCGCCGGAGAAAGCTTTGGCAGAGTTTAACTCGATCCTGAATCAAATTGGGCCGAAAGAGAAGTTTGTCACAATGATATTTCTGGTTTTCGATTTAAAGCAGATGAAGTTGTTATATTCCAGCGCGGGGCATCCTCCGCTGGTATTTTACAATAGTAAATCCAAGACCTGCGAGTTGGTTGAATTCATTTGCCCGGCTCTGGGAATTTCGTCGCTTTCCCAATATAAACAAAAACAAATGACCTTATCGTCGGGAGATTTGATTTTAGTTTACACCGATGGAGTTACTGAAGCCTTTAACGAAGAACAAGAAATGTTTGAAGAGGCTCGATTGCTCAAGGCTGTTCAGGAAGTGGCTAAACAAACTTCTGCGAAGACCATCGAACATATTAAAAAGAAGCTAAAAGAATTTACCAAAGATGCCTCTCAAAGCGATGACGTGGCTATGATCGCGATTAAAGCGAATTAATTTCGGTTATTCATTTCCACCGCGATTAATGATCATTTCTGAGTGTTTGAACGAAAACTCTAAATCAAAAGAGGAGAGTTCAAAATGTGGGTATGAATTATTATAACATCGTTTCTGGTAGTTTCAAGTTGTGCTCCGCCGCCTTCCTGCCTTTTAGATCAACTGTTTTTTTAAACTTTGCTCTTGCTTTTATCCTTCCAAATATTAATATTAAAACTTGATATTGAGTAACTATTTCGTGAGGAAATATGAAAGTTACAATTGAACTTCGCGGGGGGGGTAAAGAATTGGAGAATCTTAGAAAAAAATGCAACCACAATGACTCAAACAATTGAAAATGCTTTGCTATTGGGGGCTCAAAGGAGAACCCTGGTTCAAAGCCTGTTGGACGAGACTTGTGATGAATTCGACAATGCACTAAGCAAACTTGCCTCATAAGATACAGATTGGTACCAAAAGAAATCAACTAAATCTTAAACTTTATTGCATGAAATTTAGATATTCCGAGTGGCGCGACGAACAGGATTTAAGCAAGCTGACTTTTGAGGAGCTGATGCGGCTTTTCAGTCAACTTCTTCTTTATACAAATGGCGATCCCAACGCCGCGCTGCAAATGATGACGAAAATGGACCAGGAATACAACGTCTTTGATGAAAGCGAAGGCGCGGGTTTCGAGGAGTTTTTAGAATGGTTGAAGCAGGAAGGATATATTGAAGAATTCAACGATATTCTCGCGCTTACTCACAAAGGTTCGCGCCGGATCCGTCAGGATGCTTTAAAAGAGATTTTCACTTCTTTGAAGAAAAAGTCACTCGGTGAGCACGAGTCGCCGTTTTCAGGAGAGGGGATTGAGCGGCTCAGTGAAACAAAGCCATACAAATTTGGCGATCAGCCGTCGAACATCGATTTCACCGCAACGATTAAAAATGCCATTCATCGAGATGGCCTGGATGATTTTAATTTAAAAGAAGAGGATTTTGAAGTTTACGAAACCGAACATTTGACGTCATGTGCAACCGTGCTTCTGCTTGATATCAGCCATAGCATGATTCTTTATGGGGAAGATCGCATTACTCCGGCAAAAAAAGTCGCTTTGGCATTAGCCGAGATGATTACAAGTCGTTTTCCGAAAGACAGTCTGCACGTTGCGGTTTTTGGAGATAAAGCAATTGAAATCAGTCTCGAAGATATTCCGAAGATTGCGGTTGGTCCTTATCATACCAATACAAAAGATGCTCTTGAACTTGCTCAACGAATCTTAAAACGTAAACGCAACGTCAACAAACAAATCTTTATGGTGACGGATGGCAAACCTTCTGCTATTTTTGTGGGCGCGCGGATTTACAAAAACCCGTTTGGTCTGGACCGCAGAATCGTAAACCAAACCTTGAACGAAGCGCGTTCTTGCCGAAAAAATAAAATTACAATTACCACCTTTATGGTTGCAAGAGATAACTGGCTCATTGATTTCGTGAAAGAGTTAACCGAAGTCAACAAAGGACGGGCTTACTATTCGTCACTAAATAAATTAGGTGAATACATTTTTGTGGATTATATTCGCAACCGCAAGCAGCGGTTGAGGTGATTACAAATTTTGCGAGGCGTGAGGCGCCGTGGCAATCCAATTCGTTGGAGATTAGTTGTCGCCGAATTCGCAACGACGAAAATAAATCGAGGAAGTAAATGAGCAACCCAAAAACTATAAGCGAACTTCGCAAATCAGGCTACAAAGTTATTTCCATTAAGCAGGAAATACGCAAAAATTTGATTGAGAAAATAAAAAATGATGAAACCCTGTTTCCTGAAATCATCGGGTACGATGACACGGTTATTCCCGCCCTTTGCAATGCCATTCTTTCTTATCATGACTTAGTTTTACTGGGTCTGCGGGGTCAAGCTAAAACCCGCATCCTGCGTTTATTGCCAAGTTTGCTGGATGAATACATTCCAATTGTCAAAGGGTGCGAAATCAATGACAATCCTTATCAACCGGTTTGTAATGCCTGTAATGAAAAAGTGAAGGGACATGGTGATGAGGTGGAAATCGAGTGGCTGCACCGCGATGATCGCTACGGCGAAAAACTCGCCACACCGGATGTCACCATCGCAGATCTGATTGGCGACATCGATCCAATTAAAGCTGCCTCCCAAAAGCTGCATTACGCCCACGAAGGGGTGATTCATTTTGGCATTATTCCAAGGACAAATCGAGGCATTTTCGCGATAAACGAACTTCCCGATTTGCAGCCGCGCATTCAAGTTGGCTTACTCAACATTATGCAGGAAAAAGACATCCAGATTCGCGGGTTCCCAATTCGGATACCCCTCGACATTATGATCGTTTACTCAGCTAACCCGGAAGATTATACAAACCGTGGCAGCATTATCACGCCCCTGAAAGATCGAATTGGCTCACAAATCTTGACGCATTATCCGAGAAACATAGACGATGGTATAAAGATAACAGCACAAGAGGCATGGGAGAACCGGGACAGCGGCCGTGAAGTTCATGTGCCGTATTTATTTCGTGAAATTATCGAGCAAGTGGCGGCAGAAGCCAGAAAGAGCGAGTTTGTCGATCACAATTCCGGAGTCAGCGTGCGGATGACGGTGACCAGCCTGGAAAATCTGATTAGCAACGCTGAGCGCCGCGCCATCAAAAATAATGAGAACATCATTACTCCAAGAATTTGTGATTTATACGCGACGTTACCTTCGATTACCGGCAAGATTGAGCTGGTCTATGAAGGTGAACAGGAGGGAGAAATCAATGTGTCCAAGGCGCTGATTGGAAAAGCAGTAAAAACCATTTTTAAGAAATGTTTTTCGGATCCTCTGGCGGCCACCAAAAGAGGTGAGCAGACTTACACCGAAGTGGTTAATTGGTTTAAAGACAATCGCGCCGTTGAAATTTCCGACAATATGACTACCGAAAAATATTTAACAGAGTTAAAAAAAGTTAAGGGACTAAAAGACTTAACCATTCGTTTCATGAAGTTGAAAAAGGATGTTAATAACGGGGAATTGGGCGCTGCCATGGAATTCGTACTAGATGGTCTGCATCAAAACTCCATGTTAAGTAAGGACATTGTAGATTCAAAAACCTCCTACAAAGACATGCTTGACACAATGTTTAGTTCCTTCCGCGAGGAAGAAGATGAAGATTCCCAGGAAGCTTAAGCTGTTCCTTATTTTCAATCACAATCTGCACACTAAGTGAAGAGAAACATCATGGGAAACGCCGCGGTGTCTCTTCAAAAATACGTCGACCTCGAAGAGCAAATCCGCAAACTAAATGCGATTGGCATCGCGCTTTCCAGTGAGCGGGATCTTGGCAAGCTGCTGGAACTGATTGCGACTGAGGCTCGGGCCTTCACAAATGCGGATGGCTGCAGCCTTTATATTAAAGACGAAGAAAAGCTTAATTTTGCAGTTGCGCAGACCGAGTCATTACAGAAGCGCGACGGCAAGCGCGAACCTTTTAAATCATTCTCACTCCCTCTTACCAAAGAAAGTATTGCTGGCTATGTGGCCGTTACCGGTGAAGTATTGAACATCGAAGATGTATACACCATCCCAGCGAATATAGAATACCGGGTCAATAAACAATTTGATAAAAATAATAACTATCGCTCAAAATCGATGCTTGCTGTGCCTATGCGGGATAATGCCGGCGAGATTATCGGTGTTCTGCAATTAATCAATTCTTTAGATTGTTCTGATCATATCATCCCGTTTAATCCCGAACTTGAGAGCATTATTTTATCCCTGGCTTCTCAAGCCGCAGTGGCAATTCGGAACGTCAAGCTTATTGAAGATATCAAAAACCTGTTCCGCTCCCTGGTGCGGTATTCGATAAAAGCCATCGACGCACGGAGTCCCCATACGGCCGGGCATTCGGGCCGGGTTGCCAAATACTGTGTGCGAATGGCGCATGCTATAAATGAAGAGCCGGAAGGCCGCTTGGGCCAAATAAAGTTTTCAGCACAGGAAATCGAAGAGTTGCGCATGGCAGGGTGGCTGCATGATATTGGTAAAATCGGAGTTCGCGAAAGTATTCTAGAAAAAACCAATAAATTGACCGCTAACCAGATTGAGGTCATTTCGGAACGGTTTGAAGGAATCAAGAATCAAGTAAACGCGCGGTTTATTGAAAAGAAATTTGAAGCGTTGCTTGAAAAAAAATCGGTACCCAATTCCCTGGATATTGAGCGACAGCAGGCGATCGCCGAAATTGATGACGCCTTAAATTTCATAAAGAGAGTTAACATTCCAGGGCATTTAAAAGAGGAAGAGCGGATTCATCTCAAGAAAATAGCGGAAAAGACCTACCTAAACAGTAAAGGGGAAAAACGCACCTACTTAAACCCGAAGGAGTACGAAAGCCTTTCGATTATCCGGGGAAATTTAACGCCAAGTGAATATGAGGAGATGCAGTCACATGTTCTGCAAACAATCGGTATTCTTGATAAAATTCCATTTACTAAAGAGTTGCAGAATATCCCCCAATACGCAGCCGGTCACCATGAATATTTAGATGGCACCGGTTACCCGAGGGGATTAAAAGGCGATGAAAT is drawn from candidate division KSB1 bacterium and contains these coding sequences:
- a CDS encoding tetratricopeptide repeat protein, translating into MGYIYREIGAYDSALPWQKKMVVLNPTNASAYANLGDTYRRLDNLAKAEQSFYKAMELQPDLGFSYYSVALLYVTQGKEQQALEQVEQLVSIDPNDAGILEWAGQIQGYMGNFSQARQYYQQSIATNPSIETDWYSLSPIGLGHILWKSGQPDDALELLQQSLNLRRAELQRGNEASYILRELAAIYAIQGNKTEAYTWLQRAIDAGWRDYRLALIDPWLENLREDEQFQEMMAQVKAMVDEMHKRVEEMGL
- a CDS encoding PrsW family intramembrane metalloprotease, with amino-acid sequence MNELNKIAVSLLPVFIFLGALIVFDSYKLVKLRSVLLTILMGCIVAGICLFVNSGLTRLLSLEFKLYTRYVAPIAEELLKALYLVYLIKSEKVGFMVDAAIYGFAIGAGFAFIENIFYLQKLAGAHVLVWIVRGFGTAIMHGTTTAIFGMISKNLSDKYSSKQVHIFWAGLAAAILLHSFYNHFFLPPILITICFVIGLPLVIVFVFDLSEQATRKWLGVGFDTDVDLLEVITTGDILESRIGKYLESLKSRFPGAVVADMLCYLRLHLELAVRAKGILLMRQSGFEPASDPEIRTKFEELDYLRKSIGKTGKLAILPFLRTSSRDLWQLYLIDK
- a CDS encoding SpoIIE family protein phosphatase; translated protein: MPGKNIQELEKENQHLKKTVEDLWTINQLARLISSTMPVDQILDKVVAVSVKGIKAEQGTISLLTAKKENEETGDPFKTMIRKVDVSRLVGKYRLDDHLSGWMLSNRKPLTINDVKNDNILKGVQLNEGIQSILSVPLMCKGNLIGVLNIFNKKDVGGFSNNDQRLLSIIASQSAQIIENARLYVEEKQLRRYENELEMARNIQEGLIPKEVPKTKKLDISSFFNPADEVGGDYFDYLDLGNDKIGIVMADVSGHGAAAALVMTMMKGIVHAITSDFESPEKALAEFNSILNQIGPKEKFVTMIFLVFDLKQMKLLYSSAGHPPLVFYNSKSKTCELVEFICPALGISSLSQYKQKQMTLSSGDLILVYTDGVTEAFNEEQEMFEEARLLKAVQEVAKQTSAKTIEHIKKKLKEFTKDASQSDDVAMIAIKAN
- a CDS encoding VWA domain-containing protein; the protein is MKFRYSEWRDEQDLSKLTFEELMRLFSQLLLYTNGDPNAALQMMTKMDQEYNVFDESEGAGFEEFLEWLKQEGYIEEFNDILALTHKGSRRIRQDALKEIFTSLKKKSLGEHESPFSGEGIERLSETKPYKFGDQPSNIDFTATIKNAIHRDGLDDFNLKEEDFEVYETEHLTSCATVLLLDISHSMILYGEDRITPAKKVALALAEMITSRFPKDSLHVAVFGDKAIEISLEDIPKIAVGPYHTNTKDALELAQRILKRKRNVNKQIFMVTDGKPSAIFVGARIYKNPFGLDRRIVNQTLNEARSCRKNKITITTFMVARDNWLIDFVKELTEVNKGRAYYSSLNKLGEYIFVDYIRNRKQRLR
- a CDS encoding magnesium chelatase; translated protein: MSNPKTISELRKSGYKVISIKQEIRKNLIEKIKNDETLFPEIIGYDDTVIPALCNAILSYHDLVLLGLRGQAKTRILRLLPSLLDEYIPIVKGCEINDNPYQPVCNACNEKVKGHGDEVEIEWLHRDDRYGEKLATPDVTIADLIGDIDPIKAASQKLHYAHEGVIHFGIIPRTNRGIFAINELPDLQPRIQVGLLNIMQEKDIQIRGFPIRIPLDIMIVYSANPEDYTNRGSIITPLKDRIGSQILTHYPRNIDDGIKITAQEAWENRDSGREVHVPYLFREIIEQVAAEARKSEFVDHNSGVSVRMTVTSLENLISNAERRAIKNNENIITPRICDLYATLPSITGKIELVYEGEQEGEINVSKALIGKAVKTIFKKCFSDPLAATKRGEQTYTEVVNWFKDNRAVEISDNMTTEKYLTELKKVKGLKDLTIRFMKLKKDVNNGELGAAMEFVLDGLHQNSMLSKDIVDSKTSYKDMLDTMFSSFREEEDEDSQEA
- a CDS encoding GAF domain-containing protein — protein: MGNAAVSLQKYVDLEEQIRKLNAIGIALSSERDLGKLLELIATEARAFTNADGCSLYIKDEEKLNFAVAQTESLQKRDGKREPFKSFSLPLTKESIAGYVAVTGEVLNIEDVYTIPANIEYRVNKQFDKNNNYRSKSMLAVPMRDNAGEIIGVLQLINSLDCSDHIIPFNPELESIILSLASQAAVAIRNVKLIEDIKNLFRSLVRYSIKAIDARSPHTAGHSGRVAKYCVRMAHAINEEPEGRLGQIKFSAQEIEELRMAGWLHDIGKIGVRESILEKTNKLTANQIEVISERFEGIKNQVNARFIEKKFEALLEKKSVPNSLDIERQQAIAEIDDALNFIKRVNIPGHLKEEERIHLKKIAEKTYLNSKGEKRTYLNPKEYESLSIIRGNLTPSEYEEMQSHVLQTIGILDKIPFTKELQNIPQYAAGHHEYLDGTGYPRGLKGDEISIQSRIMCIADIYDALSSTDRPYKKALPIEETVNILRNEIKAGKLDGDIVEMFIRRKLYQKTSFQEDED